From Bacteroidota bacterium, the proteins below share one genomic window:
- a CDS encoding PAS domain S-box protein: protein MKAINSRTIPWMYIAVFVFASASVSLIGLLYYREQSESIKQEKKKELATIVDLKVQQIEEWRKERAADALTISRNRIISRAFDQWLKSPSPRPVNEGLASWLTTRIESQPYDMASLLDTAGNVLLSAGRKSAEIGFNAHRDLSSAFRTRNIVFGDFEKEAPDVSIYLDIIAPLLIERGKDTVSVGAVLLQLKPLDFFFPSLNSFPSNYKTCETLLFRKERDSVSFINETKDHKHAPLSLCFPLTQSQLPAVEFINTGREVVEGIDYNGIPVLAAARNIPGTPWGIVIEESTDEVYAPIRELKSAMELNAGLFIATVGSIIGLFWRQGRLTYYKRELALELERKALAEHYDYATRYANDIIIMADEAGNIIDINERGIHAYGYSRNEMRRLTIADIREMSNMTPVADAPEKLGDEKGLLFETRHRRKDGAMFPVEVSARTMKIGDRIFFQSIVRDITERKQAEQKLRTLNSLYYMLSQVNQTIVRATEQYALFQKVCDISVEYGSFQMAWIGMFDTDSHRLKLVCQRGLDDEFFSLINEEIRRMPPDHQIVKALQAGQSYICNDIEKDVQQWPWRRQASVRRYRSFALLPIQLHSRTVGLFALNASSVDFFSQDELELLNEIVLDVSFAIENIERELERALAEEALKESTELVRNSQKAGRIGSYATDFTAGVWRSSEELDDIFGIDQNFQRTVEGWGSIVHPDEQAGMISYLDSIIAQRMPFDKEYRIIRVNDGAERWVYGRGELIFGEDGRLLKMIGTIQDITDRKKSEELIALHSRALESAANAIVITNREGIIVSVNPAFSRFTGYAADEVVGKNPRFLSSGAQAPSFYKSLWETILSGRVWQGEIVNKRKDGSLYNEEMTITPVANAAGNISFFIAIKQDVTERKRLQAELVQMQKMESIGTLASGIAHDFNNILGIIVGYAALIERDPRTISQSIQSINAAVNRGAGLVKQILTFARKSGVVVGPLEVNSMIKEIAKMLKETFPKTVEISLSLGRTIPPINADPTQLHQAVLNLCVNARDAMPNGGVLTLQTDVVTKENLRTLFPDVAAAEYARLSVIDTGAGMDNKTLNQIFDPFFTTKAEGKGTGLGLSVVYGVMKEHHGFVNVESTPGKGSTFNLYFPVIRAGANPSPAAAGEEEKIPGGSETLLIVEDEVTLLEMMKVLVEDRGYRVIAAMNGLEALDIYRARGNEIDLVVSDIGLPKMNGRQLFKELKNINPSIKVIIASGYIDADEKSEIFKGGVEEFIQKPYLPDEVLKKIRSVLDKQ, encoded by the coding sequence ATGAAAGCCATTAATTCACGGACCATACCGTGGATGTACATAGCCGTTTTTGTTTTTGCGTCAGCTTCTGTCAGCCTCATTGGACTTCTTTATTATCGTGAACAAAGCGAGTCGATCAAGCAAGAGAAGAAAAAAGAGCTCGCAACGATCGTTGACCTGAAGGTCCAACAGATTGAAGAATGGCGAAAGGAGCGCGCCGCAGATGCTCTCACAATTTCCCGCAACAGGATCATCTCCCGCGCATTCGATCAATGGCTGAAAAGCCCGTCCCCCCGGCCGGTCAACGAAGGTCTCGCCAGTTGGCTTACCACCAGAATAGAATCGCAGCCGTATGACATGGCATCCCTTCTTGATACTGCCGGCAACGTTCTCCTATCCGCCGGACGCAAAAGCGCGGAGATAGGCTTCAATGCTCATCGCGACCTTTCATCGGCATTTAGAACGAGGAACATCGTCTTTGGAGATTTCGAAAAGGAAGCGCCGGACGTCAGCATATACCTCGACATTATCGCCCCCCTCCTGATAGAACGGGGGAAAGACACTGTTTCCGTGGGGGCCGTTTTGCTGCAGTTGAAACCGCTGGATTTTTTCTTTCCCTCGCTCAACTCGTTTCCGTCCAACTATAAAACCTGCGAAACCCTTCTCTTTCGGAAGGAGAGAGATTCGGTCTCTTTCATAAATGAGACAAAAGACCATAAGCACGCGCCGTTGTCGCTTTGTTTTCCACTGACTCAGAGCCAGCTTCCAGCTGTTGAATTTATCAACACTGGCCGGGAAGTTGTTGAAGGGATTGATTATAACGGGATTCCCGTTCTTGCTGCCGCCAGGAATATTCCAGGCACCCCCTGGGGCATTGTCATCGAAGAAAGCACGGATGAAGTATATGCCCCCATCCGGGAATTGAAATCCGCGATGGAACTCAACGCAGGCCTCTTTATCGCGACGGTCGGATCGATCATTGGATTATTCTGGCGGCAAGGGCGTTTAACATATTACAAGAGAGAACTTGCGTTAGAACTCGAACGTAAGGCTCTTGCCGAGCATTACGACTATGCGACGAGGTATGCCAACGATATCATTATTATGGCCGATGAAGCGGGGAACATCATCGATATCAATGAACGGGGAATCCATGCGTACGGTTACTCGCGGAATGAGATGCGCAGACTTACTATTGCCGACATTCGTGAAATGAGCAACATGACGCCGGTGGCAGATGCTCCGGAGAAGTTGGGGGACGAAAAGGGGCTGCTATTCGAAACGAGGCATCGGCGCAAAGACGGCGCGATGTTTCCCGTCGAAGTCAGCGCGCGGACGATGAAAATTGGGGACAGGATTTTTTTTCAGAGCATCGTCAGGGACATCACAGAGCGAAAACAAGCCGAACAAAAGCTGAGGACGCTCAACTCCCTCTATTACATGTTGAGCCAGGTGAATCAAACGATCGTCCGCGCCACAGAACAGTATGCCCTGTTTCAAAAAGTATGCGATATCAGCGTGGAATACGGCTCTTTTCAAATGGCATGGATCGGAATGTTCGACACGGATTCGCATAGATTGAAGCTCGTTTGTCAGCGCGGGCTTGACGACGAATTCTTTTCCCTGATCAACGAAGAAATTCGCCGCATGCCCCCTGACCATCAGATCGTCAAAGCGTTGCAGGCGGGTCAGTCGTATATCTGTAATGACATTGAAAAGGACGTTCAACAATGGCCGTGGCGACGTCAAGCCTCAGTAAGGAGATATCGGTCATTTGCCCTGCTTCCGATCCAATTGCATTCCCGTACCGTGGGCCTCTTCGCCCTGAATGCGTCCTCCGTGGATTTTTTTAGTCAGGATGAGCTGGAACTTTTGAACGAGATCGTCCTCGATGTTTCGTTCGCCATTGAAAATATCGAACGAGAACTGGAACGGGCGCTTGCAGAAGAGGCGTTGAAAGAAAGCACCGAGCTGGTGAGAAATTCTCAGAAAGCCGGCAGGATCGGTTCGTATGCTACGGATTTTACGGCCGGGGTATGGAGGAGTTCTGAAGAGCTGGACGATATCTTCGGCATCGATCAAAATTTTCAGCGCACCGTCGAAGGATGGGGATCCATTGTCCACCCCGATGAACAGGCCGGGATGATCTCATACCTCGACAGCATCATCGCTCAGCGGATGCCGTTCGACAAAGAGTACAGGATCATCCGGGTCAACGACGGTGCGGAGCGGTGGGTCTACGGACGCGGTGAACTAATTTTTGGCGAGGACGGAAGGCTGTTAAAGATGATCGGGACGATCCAGGACATCACCGACCGGAAAAAATCTGAAGAGTTGATCGCGCTGCACAGCCGGGCACTCGAGTCTGCGGCGAATGCAATCGTGATCACTAACCGGGAGGGGATCATAGTTTCCGTCAATCCGGCCTTCAGCCGGTTTACCGGATATGCTGCCGATGAGGTTGTTGGAAAAAATCCGCGGTTTCTTAGTTCCGGGGCGCAGGCCCCGTCATTTTACAAGAGCCTGTGGGAGACGATTCTTTCCGGCCGGGTGTGGCAGGGGGAGATCGTCAATAAACGAAAAGACGGAAGCCTCTATAATGAGGAAATGACGATCACCCCTGTCGCCAACGCGGCGGGGAATATTTCCTTTTTCATTGCCATCAAACAGGATGTGACGGAGAGGAAGAGACTCCAAGCCGAACTCGTTCAGATGCAGAAAATGGAGAGCATCGGAACGCTTGCATCGGGAATTGCGCACGACTTCAACAACATCCTCGGCATTATTGTAGGGTATGCGGCGCTGATCGAGCGCGACCCGCGTACGATCTCCCAGAGCATCCAATCGATCAACGCTGCAGTCAACCGGGGAGCAGGCCTCGTGAAGCAGATCCTCACCTTCGCCCGCAAGTCCGGGGTTGTGGTCGGTCCGCTGGAGGTCAACAGTATGATCAAGGAGATCGCAAAGATGCTGAAGGAGACATTCCCTAAAACGGTTGAAATCTCTCTCAGCCTCGGCAGGACGATCCCCCCGATCAATGCGGATCCGACACAACTTCACCAGGCCGTCCTTAATTTGTGCGTCAATGCCCGCGACGCCATGCCGAACGGCGGGGTCCTGACCTTGCAGACCGATGTCGTGACCAAGGAAAATCTGCGCACACTTTTTCCGGATGTTGCGGCGGCGGAGTACGCACGTCTGAGCGTCATTGATACCGGGGCCGGAATGGACAATAAAACTCTGAATCAGATCTTCGACCCGTTTTTTACGACCAAAGCGGAAGGGAAGGGGACCGGCCTCGGTCTTTCCGTCGTCTATGGGGTTATGAAAGAGCATCACGGCTTCGTCAACGTCGAAAGCACTCCGGGCAAAGGATCGACCTTCAACCTGTATTTCCCGGTCATCAGGGCGGGAGCGAACCCTTCGCCTGCCGCAGCCGGCGAAGAAGAAAAAATTCCGGGGGGAAGCGAAACTCTTCTGATCGTCGAGGACGAAGTGACGCTGCTTGAAATGATGAAAGTCCTGGTCGAAGACAGAGGCTACCGGGTTATCGCCGCGATGAACGGTCTCGAAGCGCTGGACATCTACCGCGCCCGCGGGAATGAGATCGATCTGGTCGTCTCCGACATCGGACTGCCGAAGATGAACGGCAGACAGCTTTTCAAAGAATTGAAAAATATCAACCCTTCGATCAAAGTCATCATCGCCAGCGGATACATCGATGCTGACGAAAAATCCGAGATCTTCAAAGGCGGTGTGGAGGAATTTATTCAAAAACCGTATTTGCCGGATGAAGTGCTGAAAAAAATTCGCAGTGTGTTGGACAAACAATAA
- a CDS encoding TolC family protein: protein MMRTFIFNGVLLFAAAVCCAAEERGTRSDTVAVTLEQAEARFLNGNLQLLAARFNIDAAKAAAYQAEIWSNPNIAIEQNAYNKFTKKYFDISKTGNTEVQLQQLILLAGKRDKQIRLAEINTRIAENTFYDLLRALKFELRTDFFDLYFLQQSLAFYDETIPRVRKTVASTEAIYQKRSILLSEVLRLKSLLFSLENERLGLLNSISDIEHGMSILLRDSSETSPYFVPRLNPEAIDSLRIDSLSLQEVLAAAYEKRPDFKNAGAQVEYEETNLSLQKAMRVPDLTVGGRYSRAGSYIPDYYALTLSIDLPIFNRNQGNVEVSENMLEADKLLREYARKSLEREVAVAYKRAVDTDSLFRSFDKKFTGEYKTLVEGMDADYQKRNITIIEFTDFYESYRTSMLQMNQLQNDRMDAFEGLNYAAGTSLINP, encoded by the coding sequence ATGATGAGAACATTCATATTCAACGGCGTTCTTCTCTTTGCCGCAGCGGTATGCTGCGCCGCCGAAGAACGCGGAACCAGGAGCGATACGGTTGCCGTTACGCTCGAACAGGCCGAGGCCCGTTTTTTGAACGGCAATCTGCAGCTGCTCGCCGCGCGCTTCAACATCGACGCGGCGAAAGCGGCGGCATACCAGGCGGAGATCTGGAGCAACCCGAATATCGCCATAGAGCAGAATGCCTACAACAAGTTCACCAAAAAGTATTTCGACATCAGCAAAACCGGAAATACGGAAGTTCAGCTCCAGCAATTGATCCTTCTGGCTGGGAAGCGCGACAAACAGATCCGTCTGGCGGAGATCAATACGCGAATCGCCGAGAACACGTTCTACGATCTCCTCCGGGCGCTGAAGTTCGAGCTGCGGACCGATTTCTTCGACCTCTACTTTCTTCAGCAATCACTCGCGTTCTACGACGAGACGATTCCCCGCGTGAGGAAAACCGTCGCCTCCACCGAAGCGATTTACCAGAAGCGCTCCATTCTTCTCTCCGAGGTTTTGCGGCTGAAATCTCTCCTCTTCTCGCTTGAAAACGAGCGGCTCGGTTTGCTGAACTCCATCTCGGACATCGAACACGGGATGAGCATTCTTTTGCGCGACTCATCGGAGACAAGCCCGTATTTTGTTCCGCGGCTGAACCCGGAGGCTATCGACAGCCTGCGCATCGATTCTCTTTCACTGCAGGAGGTTCTTGCGGCGGCGTACGAAAAACGCCCCGACTTCAAGAATGCCGGGGCGCAAGTCGAGTACGAAGAGACGAACCTCTCGCTCCAGAAAGCGATGCGCGTTCCCGACCTGACCGTCGGCGGAAGATACTCGCGCGCCGGCAGCTACATTCCCGATTACTACGCACTCACCCTGTCCATCGACCTTCCGATCTTCAACCGGAACCAGGGGAATGTCGAAGTCTCGGAGAACATGCTGGAAGCGGACAAACTTCTCCGCGAGTACGCCCGCAAGAGTCTCGAACGGGAAGTTGCCGTCGCTTACAAAAGAGCTGTCGATACCGACAGCCTCTTCAGATCGTTCGATAAGAAATTCACGGGGGAGTACAAGACCCTTGTCGAAGGAATGGATGCAGACTACCAGAAGCGAAACATTACGATCATCGAATTCACCGACTTCTACGAGTCATACAGGACGAGCATGCTCCAGATGAACCAGCTTCAAAACGACCGGATGGATGCGTTTGAGGGACTGAACTATGCCGCCGGAACGAGCTTGATCAACCCGTAA
- a CDS encoding efflux RND transporter periplasmic adaptor subunit yields the protein MELLVKNLILPGAAAILIFAAAGCQEKSDANSQTEQASKKPFVSDDGKVIRFPSGTAGLQQIMTAEAHKGTALVSVIAPARVVATISPSSTLSRNLVLFESPDVTTLYSQYRQSSSNLDLTSKNLVHVREMYNNQGATARDLNQAESDAANARASMNEMEGRLRAYGFNPAELESVATQTAWLMSDVPETELHEVQKGEEVRIVFSSFPDKTFSGKAAAIGDIVDPVTRTVKVRVTLQNPNGRLLPGMFARVDFSYPQRGVILLPLNAIVTVDAADYAFVQTSDGEFARRKITIANASDENAVVLNGISEGEKIVTGGTMLLKGLSFGY from the coding sequence ATGGAATTACTTGTGAAAAATCTTATTCTCCCCGGCGCGGCGGCAATCTTGATCTTTGCGGCGGCCGGGTGCCAGGAGAAGAGCGACGCAAATTCGCAGACGGAACAAGCGTCCAAAAAGCCGTTCGTCTCCGACGACGGAAAAGTGATCCGCTTTCCGTCGGGGACGGCGGGCCTGCAGCAGATCATGACCGCCGAAGCACATAAAGGGACGGCGCTCGTATCCGTGATCGCCCCTGCGCGGGTCGTTGCGACCATTTCCCCGTCGTCGACGCTTTCGAGGAACCTTGTGCTGTTCGAATCGCCCGATGTCACGACGCTCTATTCACAGTACCGCCAAAGCAGTTCCAACCTTGATCTGACGTCCAAGAACCTCGTCCATGTCAGGGAAATGTACAACAACCAGGGGGCCACGGCGCGCGACCTCAATCAGGCAGAATCCGACGCCGCGAACGCGCGTGCCTCGATGAATGAAATGGAGGGACGGCTGCGGGCGTACGGATTCAACCCCGCCGAGCTCGAATCGGTCGCTACGCAGACGGCATGGCTGATGTCCGATGTTCCCGAGACGGAGCTTCACGAGGTTCAAAAAGGGGAAGAAGTTCGGATCGTCTTCTCCTCCTTCCCCGATAAAACGTTCTCCGGGAAGGCGGCGGCGATCGGCGATATCGTCGACCCGGTCACGCGAACGGTGAAGGTCCGCGTAACCCTGCAAAACCCGAACGGGAGACTCCTTCCCGGAATGTTCGCGCGCGTCGATTTCAGTTACCCGCAGCGCGGCGTCATCCTCCTTCCGCTGAACGCGATCGTCACCGTGGATGCGGCCGACTATGCCTTTGTGCAGACATCCGACGGAGAATTTGCGCGGAGGAAAATAACGATCGCCAACGCCAGCGATGAAAATGCGGTCGTCCTTAACGGAATTTCGGAGGGGGAAAAAATCGTCACAGGGGGAACCATGCTTTTGAAAGGACTCAGCTTCGGGTATTAA
- a CDS encoding CusA/CzcA family heavy metal efflux RND transporter — MIRKLLASALNQRFATLSLVAAIIGVGIWSWETLKKEAYPDIGDTQVTVITLFPGRAAEEVEQQVTLPIERALNAVPNVISRRSKTIFGLSVIELTFEDGTDDYFARQRVLEKLNDAVLPDGVSPSLGPLTGPVGEIFRYVIEADQSFTPMELRTLQDWVVTPRLLQVPGVADVVNFGGLVKQYHVITSPDRLLRYNLSVQNVIDAITANNLNTGGNIIQRGGQGFVVRGIGAIHTINDIKNIVVTSMNGVPVFIHDVASVEEYPLPPAGVLGYTLQPNDSTHIDVNSSIQGLIAMRRGENPSDVVNALKERVQEINENNLPDGVRLRVTYDRSELVNYTIDTVSKTLFEGFSIVIIVLIFFIGSVRAALVVATTIPISMLFAFSMMKLTGIPANLLSLGAVDFGIIVDGAVVMVENIMRRYRDATPDERRQGIIRFTLSSAQEVGREIFFSITIIILAYLPIFSFQRVEGKLFSPMAYTLAYAITGSMLLALTAIPVLMTMIYRKHFDSDNPGRIEWHNPVYEWIEKKYRKIIEHITRYSLAATIVSALIVIAVVFVGVKKIGTEFLPELDEGSLNIRCFFPVGISLKEAERYCPVIRSVISKHKPVNVVLTQLGRNDDGTDPYGPNRLEILVGLKEYSTWNKQISKEELLTQIKNELEEAVPGAQFSFSQPILDNVTEAVTGSVADLAILINGDDLKLMRSKADSILAIIKTIPGASECGIEQEGDQAQLTVDIDRGAVARYGINVSDVQKMIEAAIGGKIVGKLYEGERRFDIVVRYSSEYRASIESVRDMLVPSPTGGRIPMSQLAAIKLIDGPTIIQREDGLRQISVRTNIRGRDQGGFVAEAQARVGAAITLPKGYTMSWGGQFENLSRAGKRLAVVIPLTIGIIFLILFTMYRNVWHVGVAMSSIPFALIGGIAALLIRGYSFNVSAGVGFISLFGVSIIAGVLFVSRTNRLMEDLNLDLYEAVKKAAVIQLRPNLMTMLLALLGLIPAARATGIGSDVQRPLATVIVGGLSSALLMTPLILPAIYLVFVRRKNNNHSIPTES; from the coding sequence ATGATACGAAAACTGCTTGCCTCAGCCCTCAACCAGCGGTTCGCGACCCTCTCGCTCGTGGCCGCGATCATCGGAGTCGGCATCTGGTCGTGGGAGACATTAAAAAAAGAAGCGTATCCGGACATCGGCGATACGCAGGTCACTGTCATCACGCTTTTTCCCGGACGCGCCGCCGAAGAGGTCGAGCAGCAGGTGACGCTCCCCATCGAGCGGGCGCTCAACGCCGTGCCGAACGTCATCAGCCGCCGTTCGAAAACGATCTTCGGCCTCTCCGTCATCGAGCTGACGTTCGAAGACGGAACGGACGATTATTTTGCGCGGCAGCGGGTCCTGGAGAAATTGAACGATGCGGTTCTCCCCGACGGCGTCAGTCCGTCGCTCGGTCCGCTCACCGGACCGGTCGGCGAGATCTTCCGGTATGTGATCGAAGCGGACCAGTCGTTTACTCCGATGGAATTGCGAACGCTGCAGGACTGGGTCGTCACCCCGCGGCTTCTCCAGGTCCCCGGAGTGGCCGATGTCGTTAACTTTGGCGGATTGGTGAAGCAGTATCACGTCATCACTTCTCCCGACCGGCTGCTGCGCTACAACCTCTCCGTTCAGAACGTCATCGACGCCATCACTGCCAATAACCTCAACACGGGGGGGAACATCATCCAGCGCGGCGGACAAGGGTTCGTCGTGCGCGGTATCGGTGCGATCCACACGATCAACGACATCAAGAACATCGTGGTCACGTCGATGAACGGAGTTCCGGTCTTCATCCACGATGTGGCGAGCGTGGAAGAATATCCGCTCCCCCCCGCCGGGGTTCTCGGATACACCCTCCAGCCGAACGATTCGACGCACATTGACGTCAACTCGAGCATTCAGGGGCTGATCGCGATGCGCCGCGGCGAAAATCCTTCCGACGTCGTCAATGCCCTGAAGGAACGGGTTCAGGAGATCAACGAAAATAATCTTCCCGACGGGGTGCGGCTGCGCGTCACGTACGACCGGAGCGAGCTCGTCAACTACACGATCGATACCGTTTCCAAAACCCTTTTCGAGGGATTTTCGATCGTCATCATTGTCCTCATTTTCTTTATCGGCAGCGTTCGTGCGGCGCTCGTGGTCGCGACAACGATCCCGATCTCGATGCTCTTCGCCTTCAGCATGATGAAGCTGACCGGCATTCCGGCGAACCTTCTCTCCCTCGGGGCGGTCGATTTCGGCATCATCGTCGACGGCGCGGTGGTCATGGTGGAAAATATCATGAGGAGATACCGCGATGCGACGCCCGACGAACGGCGGCAGGGGATCATTCGTTTCACGTTGTCATCGGCGCAGGAGGTAGGCCGGGAAATATTTTTCTCGATCACGATCATCATCCTGGCCTATCTGCCGATCTTTTCCTTCCAGAGGGTGGAAGGAAAATTGTTCTCGCCGATGGCGTACACGCTTGCCTACGCCATCACCGGATCGATGCTCCTCGCGTTAACGGCCATCCCCGTGCTTATGACGATGATCTACAGGAAGCATTTTGATTCGGATAACCCCGGACGCATCGAGTGGCATAATCCGGTGTACGAATGGATCGAGAAGAAATACCGAAAGATCATCGAACACATCACCCGCTATTCGCTCGCGGCGACGATCGTGTCGGCGTTGATCGTGATCGCCGTTGTCTTTGTGGGAGTGAAAAAGATCGGCACCGAGTTTCTTCCCGAACTCGACGAGGGGTCGTTGAACATCCGGTGTTTCTTCCCGGTGGGGATTTCGCTGAAGGAGGCGGAACGCTACTGCCCCGTCATCCGCAGCGTCATAAGCAAACACAAACCGGTCAACGTTGTCCTTACTCAATTGGGAAGGAACGATGACGGGACCGATCCGTATGGACCGAACCGGCTCGAAATTCTCGTCGGCCTGAAGGAATATTCCACCTGGAACAAGCAGATCTCAAAGGAAGAACTGCTCACGCAGATCAAGAATGAACTTGAGGAGGCGGTGCCCGGCGCGCAATTCTCCTTCTCCCAGCCGATCCTCGACAACGTGACCGAAGCCGTCACCGGAAGCGTCGCTGACCTCGCCATTCTCATCAACGGCGACGACCTGAAATTGATGCGGTCGAAAGCCGATTCCATCCTCGCCATCATCAAAACGATTCCCGGCGCGAGCGAGTGCGGCATCGAGCAGGAAGGAGACCAGGCGCAACTGACGGTCGACATCGACCGGGGGGCTGTTGCCCGGTACGGCATCAACGTGAGCGATGTCCAGAAGATGATCGAAGCCGCGATCGGCGGGAAAATCGTCGGGAAGCTGTATGAAGGCGAGCGGCGGTTTGACATCGTTGTCCGCTACTCATCCGAGTACCGGGCGTCCATCGAATCGGTCCGGGACATGCTGGTCCCCTCGCCGACCGGCGGACGCATTCCGATGTCGCAGCTTGCCGCCATCAAGCTGATCGACGGTCCGACGATCATTCAGCGCGAGGACGGGCTGCGGCAGATCTCCGTCCGCACCAACATCCGCGGGCGCGACCAGGGGGGATTCGTGGCCGAAGCGCAGGCGAGGGTCGGCGCTGCGATCACGCTGCCAAAAGGATACACGATGTCATGGGGGGGCCAGTTCGAAAATCTTTCCCGGGCCGGGAAGCGTCTCGCCGTGGTGATCCCGTTGACAATCGGCATTATCTTTCTTATCCTTTTCACCATGTACAGGAACGTGTGGCATGTCGGCGTCGCGATGTCGAGCATCCCTTTTGCGTTGATCGGCGGGATCGCCGCGCTCCTCATCCGCGGATACAGTTTCAACGTTTCAGCCGGCGTCGGTTTCATTTCGCTCTTCGGCGTATCGATCATCGCCGGCGTTCTTTTCGTCTCACGGACGAACCGATTGATGGAGGACCTCAATCTGGATCTTTACGAGGCGGTGAAAAAGGCGGCGGTCATCCAGCTTCGCCCGAATTTGATGACCATGCTTCTTGCACTGCTGGGGCTCATCCCCGCCGCACGGGCGACCGGCATCGGTTCGGACGTGCAGCGCCCTCTGGCCACCGTGATCGTCGGCGGACTCTCATCGGCTCTTCTTATGACGCCGCTGATCCTCCCGGCAATCTATCTTGTTTTTGTGAGACGAAAAAATAACAATCACTCCATTCCAACCGAATCATGA
- a CDS encoding DUF190 domain-containing protein has protein sequence MLEVTIFLDEDDRIKDESLYQYIMKYLLHQHIKGASMFSAMGGYGAKRHLHYPHTIGASGEGPMMILFIDEEEKVREVLPHLKEVVAEGLIVLKKVERA, from the coding sequence ATGCTTGAAGTGACGATCTTCCTCGACGAAGACGACAGGATCAAAGACGAATCGTTGTACCAGTATATCATGAAGTATCTCCTCCATCAGCATATCAAGGGGGCTTCAATGTTCTCGGCGATGGGGGGATACGGCGCAAAGCGGCATCTTCATTATCCGCATACTATCGGGGCATCCGGGGAAGGACCGATGATGATCCTCTTCATCGATGAAGAAGAGAAGGTCAGAGAAGTTCTTCCCCATTTGAAGGAGGTTGTTGCGGAGGGACTTATTGTGCTGAAGAAGGTGGAACGGGCGTGA